AATTTAACGTCCATTGTATTATCTGTGAATACAACGTGGAGTTCTTTTGGAATACTGTGAAGTGTGCTTCTGTGTCCATTATTATCTAGTAAGAGGATGCAGATGTCAGGGTAGAAAGGTCAGGGGTATTCAGTATATGCTATTTCAAGGTGGCATGCCAGTTACATTTCTAAAGCAATTGATGAGAGTTTCCACTGTTCCATAGTAATACTTGGAATTTTGCTTCTTCTGTAATCAGTCTTGTGAGTGTATAGTAATATCTCTGCAGCTAGATAACCTGCATTTCTCTGAATACTAAAGAGGTTGAACAGCTTCACAAATGGTTTTGGTACCATCTTTTGCATTTTGACTCCGCTGGAATAAGCTTTCACCCCCTTGCATCCATCCAAACTGCCAACTCCAGGATGTCAGTGGATAAACAACACTCCATTGTCAAATGAAAAGATCAACATGGGGCCCTTAGGCTATGGACCTGCCAGCGACATTTAAAGCATAATGGGTATgttctgacttgttttttaaaagaatcactctGTCTGCTGGGTGGAAAATAGGCTATTGTGGGAGCAGAGAGATCAAGTAAATACTTCTGCAGTTGTCTAGGAGGGAGTGATGGTGGTGCAGGTTCCGCTCCTTACCAACTCTAGAGCAGAACTCTGCAGCCTCTGTTTCTTCGTATACACGATGGAGATCCCCTGTTGTGTGTGGGAGGATTAAATTGAGGATGAATGTATAGTGTTTAGCACAGGGTCATGATGTTCCATGTGCCTGGGGGTATTGCTCAGGTGTAGCGCATTTGACTGCACACAGCGTCTtgcatagagttggtgatgttaCATGTGTTTTGTGCTCTCTTTACACACACTTGACCCCCCTCCAAAGCTCTGTTTCTTTAGACGGTCAGGCAgcaatatattaatttaaaaatcaggaataaacataagtagaaaaacagaaaacaaaggaataattaTTAATACCAGCTGAACTCCACACTAGACAAGGTTATCTCTTGCCTCAGTGCTCTCCTTCCCTCATGCACCACCCCCCTGCATCCAAGGTGATCAGAGCACCCTGGATCAGATGTAGTCCCTTCCAAGAGAGCCACCAAATAAAGAAGCCCCAAGGACTAGGCACTATGGAGTCTGAAGTGATGCTCCTTAAAatagctttttatttaaaatcattttctattCATGAATAGTAATTGTTGAGGCAAATTAGATTACTGAACAGATAACCTTCTTTAAATAATATGTATGAGTGGGATGAATAATCCTGTAGGTGCAAATAATAGTGTTTATCAAACAATGCACAGGGAGGATAGTATGCCGTGAAAAGTAATTTCAGATCAGAAATTGGCCCGACTAAACGATGACATTGATAAGTATGATTCATGAGAAGAACTTACATaaagttgttttgtgaaatgGGAAAAAAGCAGAAGTGTAGAATAGTTTACATACGAGTTCACATATGAATATATAACCAAATTAATAAAACGAATACTGAAAGCATTGTCATCCTGTTCCTATGTTGGTATGTTTCTGTAGACCATCCCTGTCAGAGTTAAAGGGTCCATCAATTCTCACTTCATCTTTGCTTCTGTGAGTGCCTCATTCCCACTCAGTGCTTGagatatttgatatttttgaactcttCCTCCAGTACACGTCTGCCTTTGGTTATCCTTGTCCTTCACCTGCTGCCTCTTATGATGCTGGCTGTCCTGGTGGTGGGGCCTCCGGTGGGGGCGCCGCCGGTGGGGGCGCCGCCGGTGGGGGCGCCTCCGGTGGGGGCGCCGCCGGTGGGGGCGCCTCCGGTGGGGGCGCCGCCGGTGGGGGCGCCTCCGGTGGGGGCGCCGCCGCTGGGGGTGCCTCCGGTGGGGGCGCTGCCGCTGGGGGTGCTTCCGGTGGGGGTGCCTCCTGTGTTGGTTCCCCTGGTAGAGGTCCTGTTGGTAGGGGGGCCTCCTCCGGAGGGGCATCCGGAGGAGGTCCCCCAGGCGGCGGTGCCTCTGGTGAGAGGCCCTGCTCTGGTAGGGGGCCCTGCCCTGATGGGgggccctctcctgcctcctcttctATCACGACTGGGAGGAACTCCATTATGAATACCTCACTACTGCTTTCCTCTGAATTCTCCTCTGAGGAAACCCCTGGGGTCTCTACTGACTCAATTCCAGTCCTGAGGCTAATAAATAACATAACAATTATCAAAAGTAGTAAAAGTAGGGAAGGGAGTATGAAAAAAATGTTGCCAAGACCTGGAATGTCATCACTACGTTTCTTAGGAGTTTCACTTTGACCTTCACTTGAAAGTTGAATTGATGTGCTAGGAGGACCACTGTCTACACTACCACCGTCTCCTGGATCTTTGCAGTCAGGGGGCGCATAGCCTTCCTCACAATGGCAGTGCCTAAAATTGTTGCAAACTCCTTTCCCGTTACACAATTCTGTTGTCTCACAGCTGTACccaagtgaggtgtgatcagtacACAGGTGATTCATGCAGACTTTGTGTGGGGCACAGAGAGTGCCAGTGTGTGCATCTCCATCATCAGGGATATCAGCAGTGTCATAGGCATCCATGCTCCAGCACCAGTCATCGTTGTGAGCGACCTGGATCAGTGTATGATTGGGTTTGATTTGTGGCACCTCTCTAACATTTGTACATATAAGTTTCCCACAAAATATGTTATCATCTGCACACTTCAGATATGTTAACCTCGGTGAGCTGGTGGTACCACAGTTTCCAAACCGGTCCCCTCTTGTGTTCATTGAAACGTAACACTTTTCTGGGGCGGACCTTGCAGGGGACCCGTAGATATCCATGCATTGATTGTCAGGGTTCTTACACCGACCTCCAGCACAGTAGTGAATTCTATCACACATTGTACCATCTAGCTTATAGCTGTCTCTGGGACATTCTCCCGAGGAACCATTACAATACTCTGGGAGGTCACACTCTCCCAAAGCAGCACGGCACATGAATCCCTTGTATCTCAGGCGACATTTATCACAGCAGAGTCCATCACTACATTCTGCATGCTCTCTCAGCATACATCTGGTGTCACAGCATGGGTGCATTTCACACTTAGACCCACAGTCACACTGCTCAGGTCCTTCTACAATGCCGTCGCCACAGCGGGAAGCCCTCCGTAAGCGGCCTTTGTGCCCAGGCTTGTTAAACAGGCAGGCCCCCTTGTGTTCCCAGAGGAACTGGTGGAAGAAGTCAGAGCTGCAGTTGCTGAAGCCACTTTCTTTAGTGATGTTTTCATGCATGAGGCAGAAGGGCCTGTCTTTACAAATGCAGGCCGAATGGTCGTGCCGAATACCCAAGTTGTGTCCAAGCTCGTGGACCATGAGTGCTGCAAACAGGAGGACATCCTCGTGGTGGAAAGATTCCACGGCTGCTGCAAAATCACTGGAGCAGGCACCACTGAGAAATGCCTGCCCCGTATCCTCTTTAGGATGCTGTCCCACGATCATGTGGGCAACATCATGCTTGACACGATGGAAGAGGTTCTCTTGTCTCCAGCTGTTGAAATTCCTGAGTGCAACTTGCAGGTCCACGGGGACCTCTGTGAGGTCCCCCTCAGTCCAGATCTCCATTCCGGCCAGCACCACCTCTGTGTTTATTCCCCTTGTGAAGCTGTTGGCCAGAGCGATGATGTCCATTACTCTCTGGACTGTCTGCTTGACGTCACTGCCCCACATTTGGAACCGCTGGTTGTTGACCACGACAAACATCTCCACGTACTTGATATGTGACCACAAGTCGGACGGCACCTGCCAGCTGTGAGGCTTGCCGCTCTCCGGTCGCCGGCTGGTGGACGCCACTTGGCTGTCTTTGGACGTGACGCCACAGGAGACGCGAGCTTCGTGGGCCATGGCGTACAACACGTGTTCAAACCGTTTGGAAGAGTGCACGGGCTCAACGCCATAGGACTTTTCCTCCTTAATCAGGAGGCCCCTGAGGCCTGAACAGGTGTTGACAGAAACGAAAGAACCTGGGACTCCTTCTATG
This is a stretch of genomic DNA from Budorcas taxicolor isolate Tak-1 chromosome 17, Takin1.1, whole genome shotgun sequence. It encodes these proteins:
- the LOC128062108 gene encoding disintegrin and metalloproteinase domain-containing protein 1a-like; its protein translation is MEVLFPFSRAVSVAASVRDSASILPSLWKRQVAMSEAMRALQTWAPHTKGLRLAPVPGLSCAGLGILLFLVLISLPSLYGDLGSLHHSSYEIVIPKSLTVEGREDQVEKLSYVLFMQGQRQLIHLTVKRDYFVDNFPVFSYHNGILGQEMPPVSQDCHYEGYIEGVPGSFVSVNTCSGLRGLLIKEEKSYGVEPVHSSKRFEHVLYAMAHEARVSCGVTSKDSQVASTSRRPESGKPHSWQVPSDLWSHIKYVEMFVVVNNQRFQMWGSDVKQTVQRVMDIIALANSFTRGINTEVVLAGMEIWTEGDLTEVPVDLQVALRNFNSWRQENLFHRVKHDVAHMIVGQHPKEDTGQAFLSGACSSDFAAAVESFHHEDVLLFAALMVHELGHNLGIRHDHSACICKDRPFCLMHENITKESGFSNCSSDFFHQFLWEHKGACLFNKPGHKGRLRRASRCGDGIVEGPEQCDCGSKCEMHPCCDTRCMLREHAECSDGLCCDKCRLRYKGFMCRAALGECDLPEYCNGSSGECPRDSYKLDGTMCDRIHYCAGGRCKNPDNQCMDIYGSPARSAPEKCYVSMNTRGDRFGNCGTTSSPRLTYLKCADDNIFCGKLICTNVREVPQIKPNHTLIQVAHNDDWCWSMDAYDTADIPDDGDAHTGTLCAPHKVCMNHLCTDHTSLGYSCETTELCNGKGVCNNFRHCHCEEGYAPPDCKDPGDGGSVDSGPPSTSIQLSSEGQSETPKKRSDDIPGLGNIFFILPSLLLLLLIIVMLFISLRTGIESVETPGVSSEENSEESSSEVFIMEFLPVVIEEEAGEGPPSGQGPLPEQGPPPEAPPPAAPPPEAPPPAAPPPAAPPPEAPPPGQPAS